The following proteins are encoded in a genomic region of Enterocloster clostridioformis:
- the sigE gene encoding RNA polymerase sporulation sigma factor SigE, with protein MIIKVSIPNRFQLKTIPSFRTVLMPKQGEVHYIGGADILPAPLESEEESRMIGLLGGEDDKEARAALIEHNLRLVVYIAKKFDNTSVGVEDLISIGTIGLIKAINTFKPDKNIKLATYASRCIENEILMYLRRNNKTRLEVSIDEPLNVDWDGNELLLSDILGTDEDVIYHDIEDEIEKSLLSNAISRLNPRERKIVELRYGLTNEDGEEMTQKEVADLLGISQSYISRLEKKIMKRLKKEIVRFE; from the coding sequence ATGATTATAAAAGTATCCATACCAAACCGTTTCCAGTTAAAGACCATCCCCAGCTTCAGGACCGTACTGATGCCCAAGCAGGGGGAGGTGCATTATATAGGAGGCGCTGATATACTGCCTGCTCCTCTGGAATCGGAGGAGGAGAGCCGGATGATAGGACTTTTGGGAGGCGAGGATGACAAGGAGGCAAGGGCTGCCCTGATTGAGCACAACCTGAGGCTGGTAGTCTACATAGCGAAGAAATTCGACAACACCAGCGTTGGGGTAGAGGATTTAATTTCCATCGGCACCATCGGCCTCATCAAAGCCATCAATACCTTTAAGCCGGATAAGAACATCAAGCTGGCCACCTATGCTTCCAGATGCATTGAGAATGAGATTCTCATGTATCTCAGGCGGAATAATAAGACGCGTCTGGAAGTGTCCATAGATGAGCCTCTGAATGTGGATTGGGATGGAAATGAACTCCTGTTGTCGGATATTCTTGGAACGGATGAGGATGTGATTTATCACGATATTGAGGATGAGATAGAAAAAAGCCTGCTCAGCAACGCCATCAGCCGTTTAAATCCCAGGGAACGTAAAATCGTGGAGCTGCGGTACGGCCTTACAAACGAGGACGGGGAGGAAATGACCCAGAAGGAAGTGGCCGATCTGCTGGGAATCTCTCAGTCCTATATATCCAGACTGGAAAAGAAAATTATGAAACGGCTTAAAAAGGAAATTGTCAGATTTGAATAA